The following coding sequences lie in one Anatilimnocola floriformis genomic window:
- a CDS encoding RecQ family ATP-dependent DNA helicase gives MDVADINIEDYLAPFGLRQFRPGQQDAIRAVLARQDCLCIMPTGGGKSLCYQLPAIARSGLTLVVSPLIALMKDQVDALQSLGISATFINSSLTPVEQRERMDRMAAGDYRLVYIAPERLRNSMFAEKLRSTRVELLAIDEAHCISEWGHDFRPDYARLGLLRQRIGSPPTIALTATATPVVREDVLKQLQLRDPQTFITGFRRTNLHFEVITAHSQAEKSRELLEFLEETSGAGIIYAATRKRCGELVDMLAEAGVKRKVAFYHAGLAPDERRSVQEAFMSDRVQIIVATNAFGMGIDKRDLRFVVHYNIPGSLEAYYQEAGRAGRDGERSRCVLLYSWADRKIQEFFIDSSYPPPDTVADVYDYLRELEEDPIEHTLQDIKETLNLPISNEGVSACEKLLEQCGALERLDSRQNMGAVRIDSDLPTLVDLLPRDAKNARKVLQVIERLMGEVRNERVFMRADYVAKQADMEVTAVNRALKELNKLQAFSYVPPFRGRAIHMLERDKDFDELGIDFVEANRRKEAEYAKLDKMIDYAETGRCRQRAVLDYFGDASPGDCGLCDNCGGVRDVSLAAGSSVGNNASAASKPAALHQHVVEAVRIVLSGAARINGRFGKGLLVRMLCGSTSKDVTRFGLARLPTFGMLQTLKQPEVTAIVDALLRLRLLKQEEYERGRPMIEITEQGEAVMRGTIPLTQSLPVERELLDRLRTVGPFVKTSTALVAKESVHEPPRKEPPRREPPPIDDEEEYAPTFAELDALRETAPQPKFEIPVKFGGTKFEPAKIPPPPQPEPKVAEPKPSAPKLPTPPAAKPAGTLFAKNGDDSLPEYYWTWRTLTAGFSLAEAARIRGLSQSQLQQHVREAAQFGYQVEPTWLG, from the coding sequence TATCAATAGCTCGCTCACGCCCGTTGAGCAGCGGGAGCGGATGGACCGGATGGCGGCGGGCGATTATCGCCTGGTCTACATCGCGCCCGAGCGACTTCGCAATTCGATGTTTGCCGAAAAGTTGCGATCAACGCGCGTCGAGCTCCTCGCCATCGACGAAGCACACTGCATCAGCGAATGGGGCCATGACTTTCGTCCCGACTACGCCCGCCTCGGTTTACTGCGACAGCGAATCGGCAGTCCGCCGACCATCGCCCTCACGGCAACGGCCACGCCCGTCGTGCGCGAGGATGTGCTGAAGCAACTTCAGCTGCGCGATCCGCAGACCTTCATCACGGGTTTTCGCCGAACGAATCTGCATTTCGAAGTCATCACGGCCCACAGCCAGGCCGAGAAGAGCCGCGAACTGCTCGAGTTTCTGGAAGAAACGTCCGGCGCGGGAATCATCTACGCCGCGACTCGCAAGCGCTGCGGCGAACTGGTCGACATGCTCGCCGAAGCCGGCGTGAAGCGCAAGGTGGCCTTTTATCATGCGGGGCTCGCCCCCGATGAACGCCGCAGCGTGCAAGAAGCGTTCATGTCGGATCGCGTGCAGATCATCGTCGCCACCAACGCCTTCGGCATGGGCATCGACAAGCGCGATCTGCGGTTCGTCGTCCATTACAACATTCCCGGCAGTCTCGAAGCCTACTATCAAGAAGCGGGCCGCGCGGGACGCGATGGCGAGCGTTCGCGCTGCGTGCTGCTGTATAGCTGGGCCGATCGGAAGATCCAGGAATTCTTCATCGACAGCTCGTATCCGCCGCCGGACACCGTCGCCGACGTGTACGACTATCTGCGCGAGCTCGAAGAAGATCCCATCGAGCACACGCTGCAAGACATCAAGGAAACGCTCAACCTGCCGATCTCCAACGAGGGAGTGAGCGCTTGCGAAAAACTGCTGGAGCAATGCGGCGCGCTCGAACGACTCGACTCGCGGCAGAATATGGGGGCGGTCCGTATCGATAGCGATCTGCCAACGCTTGTCGACCTGCTGCCGCGCGACGCGAAGAACGCCCGCAAGGTGCTGCAAGTCATCGAGCGCCTGATGGGAGAGGTTCGCAACGAGCGAGTCTTCATGCGGGCCGATTACGTGGCCAAGCAAGCCGACATGGAAGTGACGGCTGTCAATCGCGCGCTCAAGGAGCTCAACAAACTGCAAGCCTTCAGCTATGTGCCGCCGTTTCGGGGGCGGGCCATTCACATGCTGGAGCGCGATAAGGATTTCGACGAGCTGGGGATCGATTTTGTCGAAGCCAACCGCCGCAAAGAAGCGGAGTACGCCAAGCTCGACAAGATGATCGACTATGCCGAGACGGGCCGCTGTCGACAGCGGGCCGTGCTCGATTACTTCGGCGATGCGAGCCCCGGCGACTGCGGCCTGTGCGACAACTGCGGCGGCGTGCGCGATGTTTCGCTCGCGGCTGGCAGCAGCGTCGGCAACAACGCCAGCGCCGCGAGCAAGCCAGCGGCGTTGCATCAGCACGTGGTCGAAGCGGTGCGAATCGTGCTCAGCGGCGCAGCCCGCATCAACGGCCGCTTTGGCAAAGGGCTGCTGGTGCGAATGCTCTGCGGTTCGACTTCGAAAGACGTCACCCGTTTCGGCCTGGCAAGGTTGCCCACGTTTGGCATGCTGCAAACGCTTAAGCAACCCGAAGTGACCGCCATTGTCGACGCACTATTGCGCTTGCGACTGCTCAAGCAAGAGGAATACGAGCGCGGCAGGCCGATGATCGAAATCACCGAGCAGGGCGAAGCGGTGATGCGCGGCACGATTCCGCTCACGCAAAGTTTGCCCGTCGAGCGCGAGCTGCTCGATCGTTTGCGAACCGTCGGGCCGTTTGTCAAAACATCGACAGCGCTGGTTGCGAAAGAGTCTGTTCACGAACCGCCGCGCAAAGAGCCACCCCGGCGCGAGCCGCCGCCAATCGATGACGAAGAAGAGTACGCACCGACCTTTGCCGAGCTCGATGCCCTGCGCGAAACAGCGCCGCAGCCAAAATTCGAGATTCCCGTGAAGTTTGGCGGGACGAAGTTCGAGCCGGCGAAAATTCCACCGCCGCCGCAGCCTGAACCAAAGGTCGCTGAACCGAAGCCGTCCGCGCCGAAACTGCCAACTCCGCCAGCCGCGAAACCAGCGGGAACTCTGTTCGCCAAGAACGGCGACGATTCGCTGCCGGAATACTACTGGACCTGGCGGACACTCACGGCGGGCTTCAGCCTAGCCGAAGCCGCTCGCATTCGCGGCTTGAGTCAGTCGCAACTGCAGCAGCACGTGCGCGAAGCGGCCCAGTTTGGTTACCAGGTCGAACCGACCTGGCTGGGCTAA